From the genome of Syntrophorhabdaceae bacterium:
TCGACATCATCCTTCTTACGATCCTCATCAAAATAATATTTCACCCCTTGAGCGTCATGAGCTTCAGGAATATGGCCAAAATGCAGGCGGTCCAGCCGGAGATCAAGAAACTGCAGGAAAAGTACAAGAACGACAAGGCCCGGCTGAATCAGGAACTGATGCAGATATATAAATCGCGTGGCGTTAACCCGATGAGCGGATGTCTCCCCATGCTGCCACAGATCCCTGTATTCTTCGCCCTTTACAAGGCACTTTCCGGGGCCATCGAGCTTAGACACGCCCCTTTTCTCTGGTGGATCAATGACCTGTCGGCGCCGGAGGACCTCTTTTCCTTCGCCGTCATGGGATACACGATCCCTATCAGGCTTCTGCCGCTCATCATGGGCGTGACCCAGGTCATACAGCAGAAAATGACACCGACGAGCACCGATCCGATGCAGCAGAAGATGATGATGTTCATGCCCATCGTCTTCACCTTCATCTTCTGGGGCTTCCCGTCGGGACTCGTGCTTTACTGGCTCGTCTATAATGTGGCGTCCATAGGACAGCAGTACTACATCAACAAGAAGACCAGGACGGCCCGGTAAGGAGGAAGACACATGGATACGTTCGAGTTCGAAGCGAAAACGTACGAAGAAGCCGTCAGAAAGGCCTCCCTTGAATTGAACGTCGACGAGAGGGACCTTGATATCGATGTCAAAGAGGTTGACACAAAGGGTATCCTCGGCCTCCTGGGCACCAAAAAGATACGAATCACCGTGAAACTGAGGAAAAGGGAGGAGGAAACGGCAACGGAGCCAAAACCGGCAGTCACTACCGTTCCTTCCGGCCAGGATCCATCGGAGGAGACTGCGCAGAAGTTCGGAGAGGCCTTCCTGAAGGATTTCGGCAGGCACGTCGGACTTGAATTCCAGATCATGGTGACGGATATAAGCGAGAAGACGGACAGGATACTTTTTCTCGTGCAGTGCGACAACGGTGATGTCCTCATCGGCAAGGATGGTGAGATTCTCGAGGCGCTCCAGCATCTCCTGAGATTGGCGGTGGCGAAGAAATTCAAGCATAATCTCAAATTACTAGTAGATATAAATGGTTATAGAGAGAGAAGGAGAAAGACCTTGACTCTTATGGCTAAACGTCTCGCCGATAAAGCTAAAAGGACGGGGAAGAACCTCAAAACTGACCCCTTGAACCCTTACGAGCGACGCATCATCCACACACTCTTCAAGCACAACAAAGGTGTGACCACCAAAAGTGAGGGTGAGGGACACATAAAGAGGGTCGTCATTACTCCAACGGGAAACACCTTTGGAAGCGATCGGGGAGGGCCCCGGGGAAACGCCCGGGGAGGTTTCCGTGGCAATTCGCGTGGAAAACGCTGACACCATATGTGCCGTGTCGACACCGCCCGGTGAGGGCGGCATCAGCATAATACGCATCAGCGGACCCGGCGCGCGCGCCATTCTGAAAAAGGTCTTCAGGCCCCGGAAAAGGACCCTGCGGAAGCCCATGCACGGCAGGCTTCAACTGGGGCATGTCGTAGATCCCGTAAACTCCCGGGAGATAGATGAGGTCCTCGCGGTTCTCATGAAAGCTCCCGCCACGTATACACGCGAAGATATCGTTGAAATCCATTCTCATGGCGGTTTTGCGGCACAGAGGGCCATAATTGATGTCCTGCTGGGAGAAGGCGCACGCCTCGCAGAGCCCGGAGAGTTTACGCGCAGAGCCTTCCTCAACGGCAGGATCGACCTCGTTCAGGCGGAATCGGTCCTCGACGTCATACGGAGCGAGACAGACGACGAACTGCGATATGCCCTTTCCTATCTGAAGGGCGGGCTGTCCAAAAAGGTACGCCTCTTCGGGGAAACACTGAAAAAGGCCCTCGTGTCCATAGAGGCGTCCATCGACTTTCCCGACGAGGACCTTGAGATAGATCTGTCGGAGCATTTCGCATCACTGACAAAAACAAGGTGTGAGATCGACGGGCTCATATCATCATACTGCGAGGGAAAAGCCCTGAAACAGGGCTTCACCGCCCTCATCTTCGGCCGGACGAATGTGGGGAAATCAAGTCTTCTCAACGCCCTCGTGATGCAGGAGCGCGCCATCGTCACGTCCCTGCCGGGAACTACGCGCGACCTTATCGAAGAAACGTTTTACCTGAAGGGGACCAAGGTCCGTCTCATCGACACCGCCGGCATACGGACACCTGAGAATATCGTTGAGGAGGAGGGCATCCGCCGGGTCAGAGAAGAGGCGGCCGAGGCAGACCTTATCCTCTGGGTCCTCGACGGTTCTCTCCCCTATTCCCCCGACGATGAACAGGTCTATAGGGATATTAACCAATATAATAAGATAGTTGTGATAAATAAATGCGATGTGACACAAATATTAGACCATAACATATTAGTTTCTAAGGGTATTAAACAGTTATTACATGTTTCTGCGAAGGAAGGGACAGGCCTCAACGATCTTCGGTCTTCAATACTCTCAGCTCTTGAAAAAAACGGGCAAAAGGGTTCTCTCCTCATTACCACCCTTCGTCACAGGAACATCCTCATGAAGGTCTCATCCAACATAACCGCCGCAATAGAGGGCCTCGAGACGGAAGCCCATCCCGAGATCCTCGCCTTCGAACTCCACGAAGCGCTCCATCGTCTCGGCGAGATCACGGGCGAAACATGCTCCGAAGGGATACTCGACGAGATCTTCAGCCAGTTCTGCATCGGCAAATAGAATAAGGCTTGGGTGACTACGCTACAAAAGCAGTGCCGCAGGCGCTATCTCTTGAATGTCGGCGGCGCTTTTGGCTTCTCCGGCGGCGGGCTGGGGGCAGCTCCCGGCGGCGTGGTGCTTGGGTAACAGACGTTGTCGTATAGTATTCCCAGGATCGTATCCAGAGAAAAGTAGGTCCAGGGACCGTTTTCCGTACGGAGCTCGGGTTTTTGCGCTGGTTTGGCTGCGTCGTATTCCCTTGAGGCGACAATGCGGTACTTGCTGGACCCGCAATCGAGCTCTATGAGGCTCTCGAGCTTCTCTATCTCTGCACCATCGTCGTCCGGTTGCGTTATTCGCTCCCATACCTTGACGATGCGTTTGTCGAGCTTCTGAACGCTGGCGGGGTCGAAATAATACCTTCTCGTTTCACCTTCCATATACATCTTCCACTGCCGTCGATCCTTGGACTGCTCCCCGGGTTGCTCCTTCGACTGCTCCCTGGGTTGGTCCTCAGGCCGCGGCTGGGTCTTCGTCTGCGCCATGCACGTCATCGATACGGCGAGAACGATGAACGCCGCGATGAGACTCTTCAAAAGCATTCCCCTTCTTTTCATGATCTCTCCTTGTATATTCTTCCTTATTGCCATATACC
Proteins encoded in this window:
- a CDS encoding Jag N-terminal domain-containing protein, which produces MDTFEFEAKTYEEAVRKASLELNVDERDLDIDVKEVDTKGILGLLGTKKIRITVKLRKREEETATEPKPAVTTVPSGQDPSEETAQKFGEAFLKDFGRHVGLEFQIMVTDISEKTDRILFLVQCDNGDVLIGKDGEILEALQHLLRLAVAKKFKHNLKLLVDINGYRERRRKTLTLMAKRLADKAKRTGKNLKTDPLNPYERRIIHTLFKHNKGVTTKSEGEGHIKRVVITPTGNTFGSDRGGPRGNARGGFRGNSRGKR
- the mnmE gene encoding tRNA uridine-5-carboxymethylaminomethyl(34) synthesis GTPase MnmE, whose amino-acid sequence is MAIRVENADTICAVSTPPGEGGISIIRISGPGARAILKKVFRPRKRTLRKPMHGRLQLGHVVDPVNSREIDEVLAVLMKAPATYTREDIVEIHSHGGFAAQRAIIDVLLGEGARLAEPGEFTRRAFLNGRIDLVQAESVLDVIRSETDDELRYALSYLKGGLSKKVRLFGETLKKALVSIEASIDFPDEDLEIDLSEHFASLTKTRCEIDGLISSYCEGKALKQGFTALIFGRTNVGKSSLLNALVMQERAIVTSLPGTTRDLIEETFYLKGTKVRLIDTAGIRTPENIVEEEGIRRVREEAAEADLILWVLDGSLPYSPDDEQVYRDINQYNKIVVINKCDVTQILDHNILVSKGIKQLLHVSAKEGTGLNDLRSSILSALEKNGQKGSLLITTLRHRNILMKVSSNITAAIEGLETEAHPEILAFELHEALHRLGEITGETCSEGILDEIFSQFCIGK